A single window of Botrytis cinerea B05.10 chromosome 3, complete sequence DNA harbors:
- the CND12 gene encoding CND12: MSNGVDENSHLLGVNGHAGDRRKSSVHDFFLSKRHTPGTDSDNAIVSYSASAWHVGKVTLYSSYVNVLLIFVPLGIVAGLTHWDPVVIFTLNFFAIIPLASILSFATEEISMKLGETLGGLLNATFGNAVELIVSIIALKEGQIRIVQSSMLGSILSNSLLVLGCCFIAGGIHNTRTGTSMGIEQKFNDTVAGTMSSLMVLAASALIIPATLYSVLSKSSADTETNILILSHGTAIILLILYCLYLFFQLRTHANLFDAESQAAGEEEEAPQMGPWAAAAVLVIVTIAVSVCADYLVDSIDSIVEKAHISKTFVGLILLPIVGNAAEHVTAIVVAVKDKMDLAMGVAIGSSMQIALFVTPFLVILGWIMDKPMTLHFETFETVVFFLSVLVVTYVVQDGKSNYLEGCMLLGLYIIIALAFLVYPDESAGAGEIGGTVVRSVKALAGY; encoded by the exons ATGTCAAACGGAGTAGACGAAAACTCACATCTGTTGGGTGTCAACGGACATGCCGGCGACAGACGTAAAAGTAGTGTCCATGACTTCTTTCTCAGCAAGAGACATACACCAGGAACCGACAGCGACAATGCCATTGTGAGCTACTCGGCGTCGGCATGGCATGTAGGCAAAGTTACTTTGTATAGTAGCTATGTTAACGTTCTGTTGATCTTTGTACCGTTGGGTATCGTCGCAGGCCTCACACACTGGGATCCGGTCGTCATCTTCACCCTCAACTTCTTCGCCATCATCCCATTGGCTTCCATCCTCTCGTTTGCGACCGAAGAAATATCCATGAAGTTGGGAGAAACTTTGGGAGGTCTGCTGAACGCAACATTCGGTAACGCTGTGGAACTCATT GTCAGTATCATAGCATTGAAAGAAGGACAAATTCGGATCGTTCAATCGAGTATGTTGGGTAGTATCTTGTCGAACTCCCTTCTTGTGCTGGGATGCTGCTTTATAGCTGGTGGAATTCACAACACTCGCACTGGTACATCTATGGGCATCGAGCAGAAGTTCAACGACACTGTCGCAGGAACAATGTCATCTCTCATGGTTCTTGCCGCATCCGCATTGATCATACCTGCAACT CTCTATTCAGTTCTCAGTAAATCATCAGCAGACACTGAAACCAACATTTTGATCCTCTCTCACGGGACAGCCATCATTCTGTTAATCCTCTACTGTCTTTATTTGTTCTTCCAGCTTCGAACACACGCCAATCTATTTGATGCCGAAAGTCAAGCAgcaggagaggaggaagaagcgCCACAAATGGGCCCATgggctgctgctgctgttctCGTTATTGTCACAATCGCAGTATCTGTGTGTGCTGATTACTTGGTTGATTCAATTGACTCGATTGTTGAGAAAGCTCATATCTCCAAAACATTCGTTGGtcttattcttcttccaattgtCGGCAATGCTGCAGAGCATGTAACAGCTATTGTGGTTGCCGTCAAGGACAAGATGGATCTAGCAATGGGTGTGGCTATTGGATCGAGCATGCAAATTGCACTTTTCGTCACTCCATTCCTTGTCATCTTGGGTTGGATCATGGATAAACCCATGACTTTACATTTTGAGACCTTTGAAACTGtagttttcttcttgagtGTATTGGTTGTTACTTATGTTGTTCAAGATGGCAAGAGTAATTATTTGGAAGGTTGTATG CTTCTTGGTCTCTACATCATTATTGCTCTCGCATTCTTGGTATACCCAGATGAGTCTGCTGGAGCAGGTGAAATTGGAGGAACTGTTGTCAGATCAGTAAAGGCTTTGGCAGGATATTAA
- the CND12 gene encoding CND12 codes for MIPTPISYCSSHLTNYPFRTICSLKNSKVFFHIGTDILLVVCEKENFAKMVSQPKYRRELARVRSLPSPNNRINPGNMSNGVDENSHLLGVNGHAGDRRKSSVHDFFLSKRHTPGTDSDNAIVSYSASAWHVGKVTLYSSYVNVLLIFVPLGIVAGLTHWDPVVIFTLNFFAIIPLASILSFATEEISMKLGETLGGLLNATFGNAVELIVSIIALKEGQIRIVQSSMLGSILSNSLLVLGCCFIAGGIHNTRTGTSMGIEQKFNDTVAGTMSSLMVLAASALIIPATLYSVLSKSSADTETNILILSHGTAIILLILYCLYLFFQLRTHANLFDAESQAAGEEEEAPQMGPWAAAAVLVIVTIAVSVCADYLVDSIDSIVEKAHISKTFVGLILLPIVGNAAEHVTAIVVAVKDKMDLAMGVAIGSSMQIALFVTPFLVILGWIMDKPMTLHFETFETVVFFLSVLVVTYVVQDGKSNYLEGCMLLGLYIIIALAFLVYPDESAGAGEIGGTVVRSVKALAGY; via the exons ATGATCCCAACCCCAATCTCTTATTGTTCTTCCCATTTAACCAATTACCCTTTTCGTACAATCTGCTCCCTAAAAAATTCTAAAGTTTTCTTTCACATAGGCACTGACATTCTCCTCGTGGTCTGtgaaaaagagaattttgcCAAGATGGTTT CACAACCTAAATACCGAAGGGAGCTCGCCCGTGTAAGATCTCTTCCATCACCAAACAATCGAATCAACCCAGGAAATATGTCAAACGGAGTAGACGAAAACTCACATCTGTTGGGTGTCAACGGACATGCCGGCGACAGACGTAAAAGTAGTGTCCATGACTTCTTTCTCAGCAAGAGACATACACCAGGAACCGACAGCGACAATGCCATTGTGAGCTACTCGGCGTCGGCATGGCATGTAGGCAAAGTTACTTTGTATAGTAGCTATGTTAACGTTCTGTTGATCTTTGTACCGTTGGGTATCGTCGCAGGCCTCACACACTGGGATCCGGTCGTCATCTTCACCCTCAACTTCTTCGCCATCATCCCATTGGCTTCCATCCTCTCGTTTGCGACCGAAGAAATATCCATGAAGTTGGGAGAAACTTTGGGAGGTCTGCTGAACGCAACATTCGGTAACGCTGTGGAACTCATT GTCAGTATCATAGCATTGAAAGAAGGACAAATTCGGATCGTTCAATCGAGTATGTTGGGTAGTATCTTGTCGAACTCCCTTCTTGTGCTGGGATGCTGCTTTATAGCTGGTGGAATTCACAACACTCGCACTGGTACATCTATGGGCATCGAGCAGAAGTTCAACGACACTGTCGCAGGAACAATGTCATCTCTCATGGTTCTTGCCGCATCCGCATTGATCATACCTGCAACT CTCTATTCAGTTCTCAGTAAATCATCAGCAGACACTGAAACCAACATTTTGATCCTCTCTCACGGGACAGCCATCATTCTGTTAATCCTCTACTGTCTTTATTTGTTCTTCCAGCTTCGAACACACGCCAATCTATTTGATGCCGAAAGTCAAGCAgcaggagaggaggaagaagcgCCACAAATGGGCCCATgggctgctgctgctgttctCGTTATTGTCACAATCGCAGTATCTGTGTGTGCTGATTACTTGGTTGATTCAATTGACTCGATTGTTGAGAAAGCTCATATCTCCAAAACATTCGTTGGtcttattcttcttccaattgtCGGCAATGCTGCAGAGCATGTAACAGCTATTGTGGTTGCCGTCAAGGACAAGATGGATCTAGCAATGGGTGTGGCTATTGGATCGAGCATGCAAATTGCACTTTTCGTCACTCCATTCCTTGTCATCTTGGGTTGGATCATGGATAAACCCATGACTTTACATTTTGAGACCTTTGAAACTGtagttttcttcttgagtGTATTGGTTGTTACTTATGTTGTTCAAGATGGCAAGAGTAATTATTTGGAAGGTTGTATG CTTCTTGGTCTCTACATCATTATTGCTCTCGCATTCTTGGTATACCCAGATGAGTCTGCTGGAGCAGGTGAAATTGGAGGAACTGTTGTCAGATCAGTAAAGGCTTTGGCAGGATATTAA
- the Bcmfs1 gene encoding Bcmfs1, which yields MEEHKNEIDIYNASDSLSKNNTPEESAPVNIPLQKELSSSPDELDGEEAVYPHGLKLVVILAALCLAVFLVALDQTIIATAIPKITDQFNSIQDIGWYGSAYLLTTTALQPTFGRIYTIFSIKITFVVAIVIFEIGSLVCATALNSTALIIGRAVAGIGVGGLFSGAIVILAYCLPLRKRPAAFGLIGGMWGIASVAGPLLGGVFTDKVSWRWCFYINLPIGAIAIAVIVVYLKIHRANNPENLSILARIMKLDLIGTIIIIPAVVCLLLALQWGGTTYPWSSAKIIGLLVGSILLFILFVISQIVLGDKGILPPRFFKNRNTLLAYVFAFLFGAGFFALIFYLAIYFQSVKGSSATRAGIELLPLLISTVMSSIVTGGLITVIGYYTPVMIFCMILFAVGSGLITTFSLTTPFASWFGFQIITGIGIGVGFQGGVLVVQTVVPLVDVPVGSACVSFFQSLGGALFISVCQTLFQNGLKSGIEKYAPQLDPQLFLHSGATEIQQLLAQLNQEEAIGAVRQAYVEGLTRCYWVTTACAIGSFLAVCGLDWKSVKRGHGQEKEMEKRKEEKNKIANGGEMAL from the exons ATGGAGGAACATAAAAACGAGATCGATATATACAATGCATCGGATTCGCTTTCCAAAAACAACACACCAGAGGAATCTGCACCAGTGAACATACCTCTGCAGAAAGAACTAAGTTCGAGCCCTGACGAACTCGATGGCGAAGAGGCAGTTTACCCTCATGGCTTGAAGTTGGTCGTCATTCTCGCCGCGCTCTGCCTCGCGGTCTTTCTAGTAGCTCTAGATCAGACCATTATCGCAACTGCCATCCCAAAAATAACAGATCAGTTCAATAGCATACAAGATATTGGATGGTATGGAAGTGCATATCTGTTGACGACCACGGCTCTACAACCGACTTTCGGTAGgatatatactatattcaGC ATCAAAATTACCTTCGTCGTGGCTATCGTCATTTTCGAAATCGG TTCTTTGGTTTGCGCTACTGCGCTGAATAGTACTGCATTGATTATAGGTAGAGCTGTTGCTGGTATCGGTGTCGGTGGCTTGTTCTCGGGAGCGATTGTTATTTTGGCATATTGTT TACCCCTGCGAAAACGGCCAGCTGCTTTTGGTCTGAT CGGAGGAATGTGGGGGATTGCTTCGGTCGCTGGACCATTACTTGGAGGTGTCTTC ACAGACAAGGTATCTTGGCGGTGGTgcttttatatcaatctaCCTATCGGCGCTATCGCTATTGCTGTGATAGTGGTCTATCTCAAAATCCACCGCGCCAACAACCCCGAGAACCTCTCCATTCTTGCCCGTATCATGAAGCTGGATCTCATCGGCActatcattatcatcccGGCCGTTGTCTGCCTTCTACTTGCTCTCCAATGGGGCGGTACGACATACCCATGGAGTTCTGCTAAGATCATCGGTCTTCTTGTTGGATCCATCTTGCTATTCATTCTGTTCGTCATCTCCCAAATTGTTCTTGGCGACAAAGGCATTCTGCCTCCTCGCTTCTTCAAAAACCGTAACACACTACTGGCATATGTCTTCGCATTTCTCTTCGGTGCAGGTTTTTTTGCTTTGATCTTCTACCTGGCAATCTATTTCCAGTCTGTTAAGGGATCTTCCGCTACTAGAGCCGGCATTGAACTCCTTCCGCTCTTGATATCCACTGTCATGTCCTCCATAGTGACTGGAGGTCTTATCACTGTAATCGGATATTACACCCCCGTGATGATTTTTTGTATGATACTGTTCGCTGTCGGTTCGGGTCTCATCACTACCTTCTCTCTTACCACACCATTTGCTTCGTGGTTCGGCTTCCAAATCATAACCGGTATTGGAATTGGCGTCGGTTTTCAGGGCGGCGTCCTAGTAGTCCAGACCGTTGTCCCACTAGTAGATGTTCCAGTCGGGTCAGCCTGCGTGTCGTTCTTCCAATCCCTGGGCGGCGCCCTCTTTATATCTGTCTGTCAAACTCTCTTTCAAAATGGTCTAAAATCTGGAATAGAAAAGTATGCTCCACAACTTGATCCTCAATTATTCTTACACAGCGGAGCAACGGAAATCCAGCAATTGCTAGCACAATTAAATCAAGAAGAAGCGATAGGTGCTGTGCGACAAGCTTATGTGGAAGGCCTCACGCGTTGTTATTGGGTGACTACTGCATGTGCGATTGGCAGTTTCCTGGCGGTATGCGGACTGGATTGGAAAAGTGTGAAAAGGGGGCATGGACAGGAaaaagagatggagaagaggaaggaagagaagaacaaaattGCAAACGGTGGAGAGATGGCCCTGTAA